The proteins below are encoded in one region of Ornithinimicrobium avium:
- a CDS encoding ACP S-malonyltransferase, with translation MLVIVAPGQGSQSPGFLGPWLDLPGFRDLLEQLSDVGGLDLVAHGTTSDEDTIKDTAVAQPLIVAAGLATLRTLFADPAQTGRAVSAVAGHSVGEITAAAAAGVLGPEEAMIFVSERGRGMAQAAAAGPTGMSAVLGGDAEEVLATLARHGLTPANLNGAGQVVAAGTLQQLAALQEDPPAGARVIPLKVAGAFHTHHMQPAVDRLAALAEGLSPTDPQVTLLSNADGRPVANGQQVLARLVAQVSSPVRWDLTMQTFAELGATGLIELAPAGTLVGLAKRGLRGVETLALKTPDDLDAARRMVGEHGAADPTTADGPSHHQEDPQ, from the coding sequence GTGCTCGTGATCGTCGCGCCCGGACAGGGCTCCCAGTCCCCCGGCTTCCTCGGCCCCTGGCTCGACCTTCCCGGCTTCCGGGACCTGCTCGAGCAGCTCTCGGACGTCGGCGGCCTCGACCTCGTGGCGCACGGCACCACCTCCGACGAGGACACCATCAAGGACACCGCCGTCGCCCAGCCGCTGATCGTCGCGGCGGGGCTGGCGACGCTGCGCACGCTCTTCGCCGACCCCGCGCAGACCGGCCGCGCGGTGAGCGCCGTCGCCGGCCACTCCGTGGGGGAGATCACTGCGGCCGCCGCCGCGGGGGTCCTGGGCCCGGAGGAGGCGATGATCTTCGTGAGCGAGCGCGGGCGCGGCATGGCGCAGGCCGCGGCCGCCGGCCCCACCGGCATGAGCGCCGTCCTGGGCGGAGACGCCGAGGAGGTGCTGGCCACCCTGGCGCGTCACGGCCTGACGCCGGCCAACCTGAACGGCGCCGGGCAGGTCGTCGCGGCGGGCACGCTGCAGCAGCTGGCCGCCTTGCAGGAGGACCCACCGGCCGGGGCCAGGGTCATCCCGCTCAAGGTCGCCGGCGCCTTCCACACCCACCACATGCAGCCCGCCGTCGACCGGCTGGCCGCCCTCGCCGAGGGCCTGTCCCCCACCGACCCCCAGGTGACCCTCCTGTCCAACGCCGACGGTCGCCCCGTCGCCAACGGCCAGCAGGTCCTGGCCCGGCTGGTCGCGCAGGTGTCCAGCCCGGTGCGCTGGGACCTGACCATGCAGACCTTCGCCGAGCTCGGCGCGACAGGCCTCATCGAGCTGGCGCCGGCCGGCACCCTCGTCGGGCTGGCCAAGCGCGGCCTGCGCGGGGTCGAGACGCTGGCCCTGAAGACTCCCGACGACCTCGATGCCGCCCGCCGGATGGTCGGCGAGCACGGCGCCGCCGACCCGACCACGGCCGACGGGCCGAGCCACCACCAGGAGGACCCGCAGTGA